The Primulina huaijiensis isolate GDHJ02 chromosome 12, ASM1229523v2, whole genome shotgun sequence genome has a window encoding:
- the LOC140990393 gene encoding uncharacterized protein isoform X1 translates to MMNWNRILKSLQVVVAHGFLFSFTLFLSLKLHGAVDYTWWLIFSPLWLFHAVVARGRFSLPAPSMPHDRRWAPLHSVMATPLLVAFELLLCVYLERRYAVNLKIVFLPLLALETAILADNIRMCRSLMPGDDENINDEAIWETLPHFWVVISMIFFIAATAFTLLKLCGDVTGLGWWDLFINYGVAECFAFLICTKWYNPAIHRRSRLTAATSSSTNVRYFNWTNGAMVASEDDNQESRTCSLHDIGGHAMKIPLIGFQVLLFMYLEGTPPGAKYIPIPLLFSPLLLLQGAGLLFAIFRFYEKVILLVHDGSSRRSFRLPPSVYEYMGFLRRGSRLLGWWSIDEGSREEQARLYYAGESGYNTFSPDDVKKMPKTDLAKEIRKLQSALAEQTEITNITQNEFESLQNDKILCRVCFDEQINMVLLPCRHHVLCSVCCEKCKKCPICRVCIEERLPVYDV, encoded by the exons ATGATGAATTGGAATAGAATTTTGAAGTCTTTACAAGTAGTCGTGGCGCATGGGTTTCTGTTCTCGTTCACTCTTTTTCTTTCTCTCAAGCTTCATGGAGCTGTTGATTATACTTGGTG GTTGATATTTTCTCCTCTCTGGTTATTTCATGCTGTTGTAGCAAGGGGGAGATTCTCCTTACCTGCTCCATCTATGCCTCATGATCGCCGA TGGGCACCACTTCATTCTGTCATGGCCACACCATTGCTCGTTGCTTTTGAACTACTTCTGTGTGTATATCTCGAGAGAAGATATG CTGTGAATTTAAAGATTGTATTTCTGCCTCTGCTAGCCCTGGAAACTGCGATTTTGGCTGATAACATCAG GATGTGTCGATCCCTTATGCCTGGAGATGACGAAAATATCAATGATGAGGCAATATGGGAAACTCTACCT CACTTTTGGGTTGTAATATCAATGATCTTCTTCATTGCTGCGACAGCATTTACGCTTCTGAAGCTATGTG GTGATGTCACCGGCCTTGGTTGGTGGGATCTATTTATCAATTACGG tGTTGCAGAGTGCTTTGCCTTTCTTATTTGCACCAAGTGGTACAATCCCGCAATTCACAGGCGTTCTCGTCTTACAGCAGCCACTTCATCTTCAACAAATGTTAGATATTTTAACTGGACTAACGGTGCCATGGTAGCTTCAGAGGATGATAATCAAGAAAGCAGAACGTGCAGTTTACATGACATTGGTGGGCACGCGATGAAAATTCCACTTATTGGTTTTCAGGTCTTATTGTTCATGTACTTGGAG GGAACTCCACCTGGTGCTAAATACATTCCAATTCCATTATTGTTTTCTCCCCTTCTTTTGCTTCAAGGAGCCGGATTGTTGTTTGCCATATTTCGGTTTTATGAGAAAGTCATATTATTAGTACATGACGGCAGTTCAAGAAGATCCTTTAGACTACCACCAAGCGTTTACGAGTATATGGGCTTCCTGCGTCGTGGGTCGAG GTTATTGGGCTGGTGGTCAATTGATGAAGGAAGTCGAGAAGAGCAAGCTCGGCTATATTATGCCGGGGAATCCGG GTATAATACATTTTCGCCAGATGATGTGAAGAAAATGCCCAAGACGGATCTTGCAAAGGAG ATACGGAAACTCCAATCCGCCCTTGCTGAGCAAACGGAAATCACAAACATCACCCAGAATGAGTTTGAAAGTCTTCAAAAT GACAAAATCCTGTGTCGAGTTTGCTTCGATGAACAAATAAATATGGTTCTACTCCCTTGTAGACATCATGTTCTTTGCAG TGTCTGTTGCGAAAAATGCAAGAAATGCCCCATATGTCGTGTATGCATTGAAGAGCGTCTACCTGTATATGATGTGTAG
- the LOC140990393 gene encoding uncharacterized protein isoform X2 produces MMNWNRILKSLQVVVAHGFLFSFTLFLSLKLHGAVDYTWWLIFSPLWLFHAVVARGRFSLPAPSMPHDRRWAPLHSVMATPLLVAFELLLCVYLERRYAVNLKIVFLPLLALETAILADNIRMCRSLMPGDDENINDEAIWETLPHFWVVISMIFFIAATAFTLLKLCGDVTGLGWWDLFINYGVAECFAFLICTKWYNPAIHRRSRLTAATSSLVASEDDNQESRTCSLHDIGGHAMKIPLIGFQVLLFMYLEGTPPGAKYIPIPLLFSPLLLLQGAGLLFAIFRFYEKVILLVHDGSSRRSFRLPPSVYEYMGFLRRGSRLLGWWSIDEGSREEQARLYYAGESGYNTFSPDDVKKMPKTDLAKEIRKLQSALAEQTEITNITQNEFESLQNDKILCRVCFDEQINMVLLPCRHHVLCSVCCEKCKKCPICRVCIEERLPVYDV; encoded by the exons ATGATGAATTGGAATAGAATTTTGAAGTCTTTACAAGTAGTCGTGGCGCATGGGTTTCTGTTCTCGTTCACTCTTTTTCTTTCTCTCAAGCTTCATGGAGCTGTTGATTATACTTGGTG GTTGATATTTTCTCCTCTCTGGTTATTTCATGCTGTTGTAGCAAGGGGGAGATTCTCCTTACCTGCTCCATCTATGCCTCATGATCGCCGA TGGGCACCACTTCATTCTGTCATGGCCACACCATTGCTCGTTGCTTTTGAACTACTTCTGTGTGTATATCTCGAGAGAAGATATG CTGTGAATTTAAAGATTGTATTTCTGCCTCTGCTAGCCCTGGAAACTGCGATTTTGGCTGATAACATCAG GATGTGTCGATCCCTTATGCCTGGAGATGACGAAAATATCAATGATGAGGCAATATGGGAAACTCTACCT CACTTTTGGGTTGTAATATCAATGATCTTCTTCATTGCTGCGACAGCATTTACGCTTCTGAAGCTATGTG GTGATGTCACCGGCCTTGGTTGGTGGGATCTATTTATCAATTACGG tGTTGCAGAGTGCTTTGCCTTTCTTATTTGCACCAAGTGGTACAATCCCGCAATTCACAGGCGTTCTCGTCTTACAGCAGCCACTTCATCTT TGGTAGCTTCAGAGGATGATAATCAAGAAAGCAGAACGTGCAGTTTACATGACATTGGTGGGCACGCGATGAAAATTCCACTTATTGGTTTTCAGGTCTTATTGTTCATGTACTTGGAG GGAACTCCACCTGGTGCTAAATACATTCCAATTCCATTATTGTTTTCTCCCCTTCTTTTGCTTCAAGGAGCCGGATTGTTGTTTGCCATATTTCGGTTTTATGAGAAAGTCATATTATTAGTACATGACGGCAGTTCAAGAAGATCCTTTAGACTACCACCAAGCGTTTACGAGTATATGGGCTTCCTGCGTCGTGGGTCGAG GTTATTGGGCTGGTGGTCAATTGATGAAGGAAGTCGAGAAGAGCAAGCTCGGCTATATTATGCCGGGGAATCCGG GTATAATACATTTTCGCCAGATGATGTGAAGAAAATGCCCAAGACGGATCTTGCAAAGGAG ATACGGAAACTCCAATCCGCCCTTGCTGAGCAAACGGAAATCACAAACATCACCCAGAATGAGTTTGAAAGTCTTCAAAAT GACAAAATCCTGTGTCGAGTTTGCTTCGATGAACAAATAAATATGGTTCTACTCCCTTGTAGACATCATGTTCTTTGCAG TGTCTGTTGCGAAAAATGCAAGAAATGCCCCATATGTCGTGTATGCATTGAAGAGCGTCTACCTGTATATGATGTGTAG
- the LOC140990469 gene encoding small polypeptide DEVIL 4-like, giving the protein MKMSGGEKKRISSRGLGRVLREQRARLYIIRRCVVMLLCYHD; this is encoded by the coding sequence ATGAAGATGAGTGGtggagaaaagaaaaggatttcGAGTAGAGGGCTCGGAAGAGTCCTTAGAGAGCAAAGGGCTAGGCTTTACATCATCAGAAGGTGCGTGGTCATGCTTCTTTGTTACCACGATTGA
- the LOC140990496 gene encoding leucoanthocyanidin reductase-like has protein sequence MTLPPSSNGGADHSSRVLIVGAAGFIGQFIADASLNSGHSTFILIRSIPSCLAKAKALKGFEDQGATIIHGAINNQELMEKILKEHKIDIVISAVGGANILDQLILIRAIQAVGTIKRFLPSEFGHDVARADPVEPGLSMYIEKRKVRRVVEDAGIPYTYICCNSIASWPYYDNTHPSEVSPPLDHFQIYGDGCVKAYFVAGPDIGKFTIKAAGDIRTLKKTLHFRPPCNYLNINELASLWEKKIGRNLPRITVSEDHILDAAKEKIIPQSVVASFTHDIFFKGCQINYAIDGPDEVEVTNLYPEEIFTTVDECFNGFITQMNSKKIESKDEEMANPNPVLPISATCS, from the exons ATGACCTTGCCGCCTTCAAGTAACGGTGGAGCTGATCACTCTAGTCGAGTTCTCATCGTCGGAGCTGCCGGTTTCATCGGCCAGTTTATCGCAGACGCTAGCCTGAACTCCGGCCACTCGACTTTTATTCTCATACGTTCGATACCGAGTTGTCTGGCAAAGGCCAAGGCTCTGAAAGGTTTTGAGGATCAAGGAGCCACCATCATTCAT GGTGCTATAAACAACCAAGAATTGATGGAGAAAATACTAAAAGAACACAAGATAGATATAGTAATATCAGCAGTGGGTGGTGctaacattcttgatcaatTGATCCTCATCCGAGCCATTCAAGCCGTTGGGACCATTAAG AGGTTCTTGCCATCCGAGTTCGGGCACGACGTGGCTCGTGCTGACCCGGTGGAGCCGGGGCTGAGCATGTATATCGAAAAACGAAAAGTCCGACGAGTAGTTGAAGATGCAGGCATACCCTACACCTATATTTGTTGCAATTCAATAGCTTCATGGCCTTACTATGATAACACACACCCCTCTGAGGTCTCACCACCTTTGGATCATTTCCAAATCTATGGAGATGGTTGTGTGAAAG CTTATTTTGTTGCCGGACCAGACATTGGGAAGTTCACGATCAAAGCTGCGGGTGACATTCGTACATTGAAGAAAACCCTTCATTTTCGACCACCCTGCAACTATCTCAATATTAACGAGCTTGCTTCTCTGTGGGAGAAGAAAATTGGTAGAAATCTTCCCAGAATCACCGTCTCCGAAGACCATATACTTGATGCTGCAAAAG AGAAAATAATTCCACAAAGTGTGGTGGCATCTTTCACCCACGATATTTTCTTCAAGGGTTGCCAAATAAATTATGCAATAGACGGGCCAGACGAAGTAGAagtcacgaatctttatccaGAGGAGATATTTACAACAGTGGATGAGTGTTTTAATGGCTTCATTACTCAGATGAACTCCAAGAAAATTGAATCCAAGGATGAAGAAATGGCAAACCCCAATCCGGTCTTACCAATATCAGCCACGTGTTCTTGA